The nucleotide sequence TCTAAACAATTTGACCGAATAGTATAGAAACCAAAGTCCCAGCAACAAAATGATCGCTGCACTCCATATCGTCATATATAAAGAACCGGTCACACCAAAGGCTGGTATCAACGATACCGCGATGGTCCAGATGGTATACAAAATAATTTGTATCGCCGTTCCACGGTCTGCACCGCCAGTAGGCAACATCTTGAAACCACCTGCTTTGTAGTCGCTCTCAAGCATCCATCCTATCGCCCAGAAGTGCGGAAATTGCCAGAAAAACTGCAACATAAACAAGGTTCCAGGCTCTATGCCGAAGCTGCCGCTCGCAGCCACCCAACCCAGCATGTAGGGAATCGCACCAGGAAATGCACCCACAAAGACACAAAGCGGTGTTCTCGTCTTCAGCGGCGTGTAAACCGCAGCATAAAGAATGATGCTCAGCGCACCAAAAAATGCTGTAGGCCAATTGATCAAATACAATAAGTAAACACCCGTAAGCGCCATGGTCAACCCAAATATCCAGGCATGATTCACAGCAATACGACCCGTGGGAATAGGTCGGTTCATGGTGCGTTTCATGAGCGCATCTCGATCACGCTCAATGATTTGATTAAACACGTTTGAAGACCCCACTAGAAAGTAGCCACCTATACAAAGCAGGACAATCGTCAACCAGTCATAGGTCACGGCGCCTAAAAAGTATCCGGCAATGGAAGAAAACACCACGACTATAGACAAGCGTGGCTTTGTGATTTCCACATAGTTTGCCAGCATTCCGGGAGATTTCGCTATGGCTTGTGCCTCACTCAAAAGTGTCGTTTTTAAGGGTTTGCAAAGATACCCTACAACCACTTTGTAGCAAAGCAATTAACAGCCTTTCAAAGGTCTTGTTAAAAGATGTTTTCGCTTTCGCGAAAGCGAGGAATGAACAAGCTTATTTGCAAGTGACAAGAATGACGTTTTGAAATCGCTCCTTCTCGACTGCCGCTCGAAGCGGCTTACAGAGTGTGAAACTAATGCCTGTAAATTATATCGAACGTCAACATTGCAATGATCATGAAACCAGTGTCGAGCGATAGCGTTGCGGTGAGCTTGTCGAAGTGTCAAGACATGGTTCATGCACAATCCCAGTCACCACCTGTCATCCTGAACTCGTTCTCAGGATCTTTTAGGTTATAGTTCCCATGACGTTTTACACCCAAGATCCACAAGACGCTGAAATAAATTCAGCGTGACAGTTCGTTAATTGACTCTGAGATGCTTTCAAACGGTGAGACAACAATGCTCCTGAACCAGTTTCGAGCGATGGCGTTGCGGTGAGCTTGTCGAAGTGTCGAGACATGGTTCTTGCACAATCTTCATAACAAGAAAATCGCTCCTTCTCGACTCTCGCTCGAAGCGGCTTACATTGTGCGAAACTACAATAGTCTTAAACCATTGTCGAGCGATAGCGTTGCGGTGAGCTTGTCGAAGTGTCGAGACATGGTTTTAGTCCTATGTATTATCCCACCACAAAATTCACAATCTTACCGGGAACAATGATGGTCTTGCGTACCACTTTTCCTTCCAGCTGCTCTTGGACTTTTTCGTTTTCCAATACCATTTTTTCTAGATCGTCTTTAGAAATGTCAACCGGTAGGTCCAGTGTGAATTTCATCTTGCCGTTAAACGAAATAGGATAGGTCTTGCTGCTCTCGACCAAATATTTCTCCTCAAAAACCGGGAACGGCGCCTCGCTGATGGATTCGTTGTGTCCCAACAATGACCATAATTCCTCGGCAATGTGTGGTGCGTACGGTGATACCAGAATCGCCAGTGGTTCCAGCACCTCGCGGTGGTTGCATTTTTGAGCGGTCAATTCGTTCACTGCAATCATAAAGCTACTCACGCTGGTGTTGAATGAGAAGTTCTCAATATCCTCACGGGTTTTCTTGATGGTCTTATGCAGGGTTTTCATGCTGTCTGGCGAGGCTTTCTCGTCAGAAACATTGAATCCATTCTCGTCATGATAGAGTTTCCACAGTTTTTTCATAAAGCCGTAAACGCCAGTAATTCCTGCGGTGTTCCATGGTTTGGCCTGCTCTAGCGGACCTAAAAACATCTCGTACAAACGCAAAGTATCTGCGCCATATTGATCACAGATGTCGTCCGGATTAACGACGTTGTATTTAGACTTGGACATTTTTTCAACCTCACGATTAACTTGCCACTTAGACTCTTTAAATAAAGGTTGGAGCTTACCGTCAACGTAATCCAAAAACGTAGCCTCACGATATCCTTTATTAGAATAGTAATCTCTAAAATTATTTATATCCATCCTATTTTCTTGAACTAAGGAAATGTCTATTCTAATTTTTGATATCGTAAATTCAGGTTGTTTAGGTAAGTGCTGGGCGTTTTCTGAAATATGATACTTTAGAATTTCATCAATATTACCATTGTCTTTGAGATCATCGGCTGATTGTTCTTTTTCCCACAATGAAAACACGTAATCGCTTATAAATATGGCACTCTTCATACCGATAAGATACTGCTGATTATCGCTTACATAATAAGGATTCAAACGGTAAATGAAGGCGCCTTCCCCAAGTATCATTCCTTGATTGATCATCTTTTGGAACGGCTCGTTGACGGTGACTTTGCCCAAATCGTGCAGCAACTTCACCCAAAACCTACTATATAATAAGTGGCCCGTAGCGTGCTCGCTACCGCCTATGTATAGATCGACGTTTTGCCAGTATTCCTGCGCTTCTTTAGAGAACATTTCGTTCTCGTTGTTGGCATCCATGTATCTAAACATGTACCAAGAACTTCCTGCCCAACCTGGCATGGTGTTCAACTCTAATGGATACACACAATCGCGATTATCATCATTGGAAACCACTTTGTTTTCTTTGGTACACCAGCTCCATGTGGTCGCACGACCTAGTGGCGGTGCGCCATCTTCAGTAGGTAGGTATTCGTCAACTTCTGGCAATTCCAGTGGCAGATGCTTGCGATCGATCATTTGTGGTAAACCGTCCTTATAATATACTGGGAACGGCTCGCCCCAATAACGTTGTCTGGAGAACACCGCATCTCGCAAACGGTAATTGGTTTTGCCTTTTCCAGCACCTACTTCTTCCAATTTGTCGATAGCAGCTGCCATCGCACCAGAGGCGTAACTCATCCCGTTGAGGAAATCGCTATTGGTGAGTTTTGTGTCGTCCTTAGCCGCATAGGCTTCCTCACTTACATCTACCTCTTTGAAAATGTTTTTGATTTCAGGCATCCCTTTTTGACCCGCAAAGAAATTGGCAAACGCATGATCGCGCTCATCGCCGCATGGTACGGCCATCACGGCGCCTGTTCCATAACCCGCCAAAACATAATCACCTATCCACACAGGAATTTTTTCACCACTTAAAGGATGCGTGGCATAAGCACCCGTAAACACACCAGAAATCGTCTTCACATCTGCCATGCGCTCGCGCTCTGATCGCGCTGCGGTGGCTTTTTTGTAGGCCTCGACCGCTTCTTTTTGTTCTGGTGTTGTGATGATGTCGACCAGCTCATGTTCTGGTGCCAGCGTCATAAACGTGACTCCATAGATAGTATCTGGACGTGTCGTAAAGACATCAATTTTAGCCCCATTGCCTGCGGCATTTCCCCCAAGGGGAAAGTTCCCTTCAAGTTTGAAAGAAACCATGGAACCAATAGATTTTCCAATCCAGTTGCGTTGGATTTCTTTGATGGATTCACTCCAGTCGAGGTCTTCTAGGTCGTTCAGTAATCGCTCTGCAAACGCGCTGATTCTCATCATCCACTGGCGCATTTTCTTGCGCACCACAGGATGGCCGCCACGCTCGCTCACACCGTTGACGATTTCATCATTGGCCAGTACCGTTCCCAGCGCTGGACACCAGTTCACTTCGGTATCAGCCAGGAATGTCAGACGATAATCCAGTAGGATTTTCTGTTGTTCCTGATCGGTGTACGAGTTCCAATCTGCTGCTGTGAATTGTTTCAGATCTTCATCTGTTGCAGCGTTGATGGAGGTTGTTCCGCTTTCGCGAAAGCGAGCTACCAATTCTTCTATAGGACGTGCTTTATTTGCGTCGTTATCGTACCAGCTCTCAAACAACAGGATAAAAATCTCTTGCGTGTATTTGTAATAGCTGGGATCGCTGGTCTTGACCTCGCGCGACCAGTCAAAACTAAAACCGATGCGGTCCATCTGCTCGCGGTATCTCGCAATGTTTTCCTTAGTCGTGATGGCTGGATGCTGTCCGGTCTGTATCGCGTACTGTTCTGCCGGCAAGCCAAAGCTGTCATAACCCATAGGATGCAGGACATTGAAGCCTGTGTGGCGCTTGTATCTGGAGACGATGTCACTCGCAATGTAACCCAATGGATGACCCACGTGCAGTCCAGCGCCACTGGGATATGGGAACATATCCAGCGCATAGAATTTAGGCTTGTCAGAGTGGTTTTGAGCGTGGAACGTGCCGTTTTGAGCCCAATAGTTTTGCCATTTCTTCTCAATTTCCTTGTGGTCGTACAGTAGCATGCGAGTGGTTTTGTAAAGCGCAAAAATAATCCCTTTGCAACAAGTAGGAAACTTATAGCGTTGTAAACCCAGACAGTTCGGGAACTTTGTTATTTTTGTTCTCTTAATTCATTGCAACAGCGATTTATGGCATCCTCTTCTTCCTATCAAAAACGCCGCTTGTTCAGCTCCTATTTTTGGGTCGTGATCAGTGTTTTCTTGGTACTTTTTATGTTGGGCCTGCAAGGCTTTTTCTTGCTGAATAGCCAGAAGTTGGCAGATTACTTCCGTGAGCAGGTGCCCATGTCCATTTATTTTAAGGATAGCGCCAAGGATGTAGAGATGCAACAACTGGAGAAATCCCTGCAAATGGCCGACTATACTAAAAGTGCGGTTTTTGTAAGTAGTGAAGAAGGCGCCAAACAAACCATGGAAGATCTGGGCGAGGATTTTGTGGCAAAACTGGATGGTTTTAACCCTATTCCCAATTCCATCGACGTGCGTTTGAACGCTAGTTTTGTGGACGATAGCCAGATCCAGCAAATCGCTGATGATCTTGCCGCTAAGGATTTTGTGCAGGAAGTGAGTTATGATAAGCCGCTGGTTTCTTTGCTTAACGAGAACGTCAAGCGCATCTCGTTCTGGATGTTGATCGTAAGCGGTGTCTTTATATTTATCGCATTTTTATTGATCAACAGTTCCATCAGGCTATCGATTTATGCCAAGCGTTTCACCATCAAAACCATGCAAATGGTAGGTGCGACCAAAGGTTTTATACGCAAACCCTTTATCCTGACCAGCATCAAATTGGGCATTATAGGTGCCTTGCTGGCACTGGTAGCGCTGGGCGCCGTGGTCTACTGGATGGATGGTTATGTGCCAGAACTGGAAATTTTACAGAACTATAAAATGCTGGCGATTTTGTTTGTGGGCGTTTTGGTTTTTGGTGTGTTGATCAGTTTGATCAGTACCTTTTTTGCAACGACCAGGTATTTGAATTTGAGAACGGATCAGTTGTATTATTAAAGGAGTATAGATCGCTACGCTGCTAGAATATAGAGCATAGACCTATTATTGAAGTCTGATATGGGTATATCGCTTTCCTGTCTGCCGACAGGCAGGCGCGAAAGCGAAATTTTAAAAAGCATTATGAGTAAAAAAGTCAAAAAGAACGAACCCGTCCAAAGCAACGAGCCTGATTATGTCAAGCCGGTTTTTGGATTTGTGTTTAAGAAGAAAAACTACACGTGGATGATCATAGGTCTTGCCGTAATCGCGCTAGGATTTATTCTCATGATAGGTGGTGGCAGTGATGATCCTGCTGTTTTCAATCCAGATATCTTTCACTGGCGACGTATACGACTGGCGCCAGCGCTAGTGATTATTGGGTTTGGGATACAAGTTTATGCGATCCTTTTAGATCCTGACAAATAATGGAGGCTATTGATGCGATGATCCTAGGAGTCATTCAAGGATTAACGGAATTCCTACCGGTTTCTTCCAGCGGTCATTTAGAATTAGGCAAAGCCATTCTAGGCGATAACTCGGTTCCTGAAGAAAGTTTGATGTTTACGGTGGTGCTCCACTTTGCGACGGCATTGAGTACGATTGTGGTTTTTAGAAAAGACATTTTAGAATTGCTGAAAGGTGTTTTCTCCTTTCAGTGGAATGAGGAAACCCAGTTTGCCGCAAAAATCGTGTTGTCGATGATCCCAGCAGTGTTTGTCGGGTTGATGTTTGAAGAAGAGTTGGAGTCGCTTTTTGGCGGTAACGTGTTGCTCGTGGGCTTTATGCTGATCGTAACAGGTTTGTTACTATTTCTCGCTGGCCGAGCAAAAAACACGGGCAAAGCTGTGACCTGGAAAGATGCTGTTATTATAGGTGTGGCTCAAGCGATTGCTATTTTGCCAGGCGTTTCACGTAGTGGCGCCACTATTTCTACATCGGTATTATTAGGAAACGATCGTACCAAAGCAGCTCGATTTTCATTTTTGATGGTGGTGCCGTTGATCTTGGGTAAAATCGCCAAAGACGTGATGAGCGGCGACCTCAATTATGAAAGCAGCGCCAGCTTGCCGTTGCTTTTTGGCTTTATTGCGGCGTTTATCACTGGTTTGATCGCGTGTACCTGGATGATCTCTTTAGTCAAGAAAGCTAAGTTGCACTACTTCTCCTATTATTGTTTTGCAGTAGGTATTATAGCCATCATCGCCGGAAGCCTAGCTGCCTAACCGCAGCCCAACTATTCATTAGAAATTTAAAGTATTGAGTTCCCAAGTTCTTGATAATTCCTATCTCACCGGTAAAGTCCTGCTATTTGACAAGCCTTTAAACTGGACGTCGTTTCAAGTGGTCAACAAAGTGCGCTGGATGATCAAACAGCGCTACGGATTGAAGAAAATCAAGGTCGGTCACGCTGGAACCTTGGATCCACTAGCGACTGGTTTGCTCATTATATGCACAGGAAAGGAAACCAAAAATATCACCACCTATCAAGCTCAAGAAAAAGAGTATACGGGAACCATAACTTTAGGAGCTACCACACCTAGTTATGATCTGGAAACCGAGATTGATCAAACCTTTTCTACCGACCACTTAACAGAAGATCTACTCCAGCAAACCACCGAACAATTCACTGGTGATATCCAGCAACGACCGCCCATTTTTAGTGCTATAAAACAAGAAGGAAAGAGATTGTACGAGCTGGCTCGAGAAGGAAAAACAACCGAGATTCCAACTCGTGCGGTTCATGTTTCTGCGTTTGAACTCACTAAAATAGAACTACCCGAAGTAGATTTTAGAATCGCCTGTAGTAAAGGAACCTACATTAGGTCACTGGCAAATGATTATGGTGCGGCCTTAAATAATGGAGGTCACTTGAGCGCGTTGCGCCGGACCAAAATTGGTAACTACAACGTGCAGGATGCGATGGGTCTTGAAGAGTTTGAGAAATTACTTTCTTTTTAGAACAGCATTACAAAATATTCTATCTTACGCTTCTCTAATTCAGGAGCTATGAAATTAAAATTGATCTATGCACTAGCTTTATGCATCAGCGTATCTGCATGCAAGACGCAACAGGATAGCGACACGATAGCACAAACTCCAGAGCTGGAAGAAATGAGTCGTTTTGCCGAGGCTAAAATAGGTGTTGGCGACGCTTCGACTTTTCAGCTGGCGGTAACGGAATCATCTCTTTTAAATGCCGCAACTAAATTTATTATGGAGAGTAATGACGGCAATTTAGTTTCCTATACCTACAAGATAGAAAACATTGACGGGAATAGGTTTTTGAGATTGTACAGAGAAGATGGAAAGATTACTACCATAGCAATTGATTATAATTCTGAAAAAGCAGCCTATTATACGGGCAACACTATATGCACCTCAAGTTCCAGTTCAAAGGGTTGCATACCAGACGGTAAAGCCTGCTCCAAAATTGAGAATACAGATGCAACTGGCCAGTGCACTAGAACTTCCATTGCATTTTATGACGACGATCTATCCAAAGAAGGATAAATTAACTCGTCAACTTTCGTAATTCCTCCATCTGTTGTTGAAGGGCATTCATTTTGCTCGATATATCATTAGCAATTTCAGGCAGTCGACGGTAAAAGACATAACGTGCGCGCCATACTTGCTTGACTTGTGATAATTCCAGCGTCATGTCTTCAATCTTATTGTGGTCAGCCCTTAAGGTCAACTTCTTGCCGGTAAGGTACATTCTACGCAAAATAAATTGATCTGCTGTCACGACCAGGACCATGGTGCCAGCATTAAGTTTAGAAACGACATTAGAAGGAACAAACTCGGCAATCACAATATCTTTAGGGAACAAGCCCTCGTCGCGGCTTGTCATTTCCAGACTGTCAACGGTGTAAGCTATAAACCGTTTATCTAGATTAATGGGTAATTGGAGCTGCGGCATGTCCTGCATAAATTGCTCATTCAGGCTGTATTCTAGGTAATCGCCAGCATTATTAGGCGTGATGCAGGGCACACTAGCAAACTTCTCACGCTCCAGCTCTTCGGGTGAAACGGTAAGTTGATCATTAAATCGTAATAATTGGTTCACCGTTAATTCGGCAGTTAACATGTCGTCTATTGAAATGCTAAAATAATTAGCAATTGTAATAATAGTCTCAATCTTTGGTTCACTACGACCTTCTTCATAAGCGCCTAAAGTACCGCGTTTTAAGTCAAACATATCGGCAAATGCCTGTTGAGACAAACCCTTAACACCACGTATCTTTTTTATGTTTTTACCAAAAAACGACATTATTTTGCTAATTTTATTTGCAATTAAAACTTTTTGTATATATTTACACTAACAATATTAGCAATATATATTGGATGTTGCTAATTATTTGAACATTAATGTGCAGATTTGACTGTTACCGATCAACAAACTAGAACGATGCAATAGGCCAGTGCATAGTTCGCTTTCGCGAAAGCGAAATAGTAAAAGTTTAAAAATCTATCCAACTTAAAACTACATCTATGACCACACTTATTCTACTTTACCTTCAAGAATGCCTTACGGTTTTCCTGTGATCTCGCAAGAGCTTTTCGTAATATTAAACCAGTAATAAAAATGCCTATGGACAACTATTTTAATACAATTAAGGATTTCTTACAGGAACTTAATTTTGAGATTACCAGAGAAAACCGGACTGACGGCATTCTTGTCATTGAAAAAGAAAGTGTAGGCGTCAAGAACCTTATTCTAGGTATCGCGCCACCTATCCTAATTATGGAGCAGTACATTTTCAAGATCAACAATAAAAACGAAGAGGTATTTAAAAGCCTGCTTCAAAAAAACAGAGACATCATTCACGGCGCTTTTGTCCTGGACGAGAGTGGAACTAAAGTCATCTTTAGAGACACCCTACAAATAGAAAACATCGACCTGAATGAGCTTGAAGGCACCCTTAACTCGTTAAGCTTGCTCTTAAGTGAGTACTCTGACCAGATTATTAAATTTTCAAAATACTAAAAACGAACATCATGAACATATTCAAACGACTTTTCAAAATAGGACAGGCAGAAGCAAACGCAGCAGTCAACAACATGGAAGATCCCATCAAAATGACCGAACAAGGAATTCTTGACATGAAAGAGGACCTCAACAAAAGTGTCGAGGCAATGGCACAAGTCAAGGCACTCGCCATACGCTCTAAAAATGACAAGGAAGAGCATGCTGCTACCGCAAAGGATTATGAACAAAAAGCGATTATCATCCTTAAAAAAGCCCATAGTGGCGAGATGGATAGTGCAGAGGCAGATCGCCTTGCAAAAGAAGCACTGGCCAAAAAAGAGGCAGCACAGCTTAATGTGGAACGCGCCCAGAAAGAAAGTGAGAAATTTGAAAACAACGTGGCTCAATTAAAATCGACCATTGACACGATCAAGTCAAACATCACCAACTGGGAAAATGAATTAAAAACATTGAAGGCTCGTGTCAAAGTGAGCGATGCTACAAAAAACGTCAACAAGCAAATGGCAGAACTGGACAGCACTGGCACGGTAAGCATGCTGGAACGCATGAAGGAAAAGGTAGCACAAGACGAAGCGCTTGCCGAAGCCTACAGCGAGATGGCTGGCTCTAAAACAAGTGTAGATGATGAAATCGATGCTGCGGCAGATACAAAACAAGCCAAAGTAGAAGATGATCTTGCCAAGTTGAAAGAGCAACTAGGCATTAAAAAGGATGAGGCGTAGGTTTCTATTGCCAGCGCAAGTTGTCAGTCTAAGCCTGTCTAATAAGTGTCGTTACGCAACAACAAGCCTTTGTGCAGTCGCATTTCAACAAGCTTGTGCTGAGTTTATCGAAATGCTCAGAGTGACAGGAAAATTCTAACCATTAACAACCAACCATTGGAAAACTATTTCAACATACTATTTTCTGAAGTGAACATCACACTTACCGTGCTGCTGCTCATCCTCATTATCTATTGGATTTTTACCATGATTAGCGGTATTGATCTTGACCTGGATATAGACGTTGACATCGATGTAGATGCAGATCTGGACATGGATTTTGACAGCATTGAAGGTGGTAACCTTGATTTTGAAGATGTTGCCAATGCAGAGGTAGATCGCGAGCATGTCGTCAATAAGCGCACGCGCCAGCTCAAATGGTGGCAAATCATCTTGATTTACTTCAATTTTGTGGGTTTGCCGTTCATGTTCACCTTTACCTTTTGGATCTTCATATGGTGGCTCATGAGCGTTTTAACCACAGCCGTTACGGGAAGCTATGACAACATTTTTGGTTTCATCATCGTGCTGGTAGCTATCCTTCCAGCGCTATTTGTGACTAAAGTAGTGACCACGCCTTTTAAGGCCTTTTTCAAAAATCTTAATAAAGATGGAGACAAAGCAGTGGACTTTTTGGGCCGCAGCGCTATCTTGATGTCCTCTATTTCTGGAGACAAATTGGGCAATGCTGAAGTGCTTGCCGATGGAAACCCGATGAGTATTTATGTCAAGTCCCTGGATGGATCAGAATTACGCTTTCGCGAAAGCGTGCTCATCATCAAGCAATCAGACGATAAGAATTATTTTTTAGTGAGTAAAGCGTAATCCATCAAAATGTAAGTCTGAGCTTGTCGACGACATTTCACAATTAAAAAAATCAATTAATAATAACCACCGCAGAAATCCTTCTGCACAACCAAAAAACAACTATGGACGGAATTTTAGGAATTATTGTAACAGGACTGGGAATTCTCCTTTTCCTAGTCATCGTTTACTTCGCAATCATTGCGATGTTTTACAAAAAAGTACATCAAGGACAGGCGCTGGTGCGTACTGGTTTTGGAGGTACAAAAGTCGCTACAGACAAAGGATTGTATGTAGTGCCGGTTTTCCACCGTGTGGAGACCATGGATATTTCAGTTAAGAAAATTCAGATTGAGCGTATGGGCGTGGAAGGTTTGATATGTAAGGACAACATGCGAGCCGATATTAAAGTGGCCTTTTTTGTACGCGTCAACAATGAGGTAGAGTACATCAAGAAAGTGGCGCAAACCATAGGTGTGCAACGCGCTTCTCGCATTGAAACGCTAGAAGATCTTTTTGAAGCCAAGTTTTCTGAGGCACTAAAAACAGTTGGGAAAAAATTCCAGTTCATTGACCTTTATGAAGCACGTCGCGAGTTCCGTGATGAGATTGTAGACATCATTGGAACTGACCTGAATGGTTACACACTAGAAGACTGTGCCATTGACTTTTTAGAGCAAACCAGTGTAGAATTCTTGAAAAAAGACAACATTCTGGATGCAGAAGGTATCAAGAAGATTACTGAATTAACGGCAGCTCAAAACATCAAGGCCAACTTGATCACACGCGATGAAGAAAAAACCATTCGCAAGCAAGATGTAGAAGCGCGTGAAGCCATCCTTGAACTGGACAAACAACTGGCAGAAAAAGAAGAGCAACAAAAACGTGAGATTGCAAACATAAAATCTCGTGAGGAAGCAGAAACCCTAAAAGTCTCTGAAGAAGAACGACTCAAATCAGAAACTGCTCGTATAGCAACTGAGGAAAAAGTAAAAATTGCCGAAGAGAACATGCAGCGTCAGATTATCGTGGCAGAAAAGAACAAGCAACGTACCGATGCTGTAGAAACTGAGCGTGTAGAAAAAGACCGATTACTAGAAGCCACAGAACGTGAAAGAGTGGTTACTCTAGCTCAAATTGAGAAAGAAAAGGTAGTTGAGGTTGAGAAGAAGAACATTCAGGATGTTATTAGAGATCGAGTAGTTCTTGAAAAAGGAGTGGTAGAAGAGCAGGAAAACATGAAAGACATTGAGGCTTTCAAATCTGCAGATCGTGCAAAACAAGTGGCTATCACTAATGCAGAGGCCAAAGCGCAGGACGAGTTAATAAGAATCACCATTGCTGCAGAGGCTTCTAAACAAGCAGCTATTCAAAAAGCAGAAGAAATTAATATCGAAGCACTAGCTCACAAAGAAGCCAGTGAAAAAGAGGCAGATGCCCGTAAGATTCTTGCTGAGGCGCAAGCTAAAGAAGAAGCTACTGTAGGTCTTTCTGAAGCACAAGTAATGCATGCAAAAGCAGAGGCTAGCGAGCGTCAAGGAATTGTAGATGCACTCATCATCCAGAAAAAAGCAGAAGCCGAAGCAAGCGGAATTACCGCCAAAGCTGCTGCAAAACGTCAAGATGGACTCGCAGAGGCAGA is from Nonlabens sp. YIK11 and encodes:
- a CDS encoding undecaprenyl-diphosphate phosphatase, with the protein product MEAIDAMILGVIQGLTEFLPVSSSGHLELGKAILGDNSVPEESLMFTVVLHFATALSTIVVFRKDILELLKGVFSFQWNEETQFAAKIVLSMIPAVFVGLMFEEELESLFGGNVLLVGFMLIVTGLLLFLAGRAKNTGKAVTWKDAVIIGVAQAIAILPGVSRSGATISTSVLLGNDRTKAARFSFLMVVPLILGKIAKDVMSGDLNYESSASLPLLFGFIAAFITGLIACTWMISLVKKAKLHYFSYYCFAVGIIAIIAGSLAA
- the cyoE gene encoding heme o synthase, encoding MSEAQAIAKSPGMLANYVEITKPRLSIVVVFSSIAGYFLGAVTYDWLTIVLLCIGGYFLVGSSNVFNQIIERDRDALMKRTMNRPIPTGRIAVNHAWIFGLTMALTGVYLLYLINWPTAFFGALSIILYAAVYTPLKTRTPLCVFVGAFPGAIPYMLGWVAASGSFGIEPGTLFMLQFFWQFPHFWAIGWMLESDYKAGGFKMLPTGGADRGTAIQIILYTIWTIAVSLIPAFGVTGSLYMTIWSAAIILLLGLWFLYYSVKLFRERTNVVARKLMLVSVSYITLIQIIYVVDKFLR
- a CDS encoding helix-turn-helix domain-containing protein — translated: MSFFGKNIKKIRGVKGLSQQAFADMFDLKRGTLGAYEEGRSEPKIETIITIANYFSISIDDMLTAELTVNQLLRFNDQLTVSPEELEREKFASVPCITPNNAGDYLEYSLNEQFMQDMPQLQLPINLDKRFIAYTVDSLEMTSRDEGLFPKDIVIAEFVPSNVVSKLNAGTMVLVVTADQFILRRMYLTGKKLTLRADHNKIEDMTLELSQVKQVWRARYVFYRRLPEIANDISSKMNALQQQMEELRKLTS
- a CDS encoding DUF3098 domain-containing protein; the encoded protein is MSKKVKKNEPVQSNEPDYVKPVFGFVFKKKNYTWMIIGLAVIALGFILMIGGGSDDPAVFNPDIFHWRRIRLAPALVIIGFGIQVYAILLDPDK
- a CDS encoding cell division protein FtsX, which gives rise to MASSSSYQKRRLFSSYFWVVISVFLVLFMLGLQGFFLLNSQKLADYFREQVPMSIYFKDSAKDVEMQQLEKSLQMADYTKSAVFVSSEEGAKQTMEDLGEDFVAKLDGFNPIPNSIDVRLNASFVDDSQIQQIADDLAAKDFVQEVSYDKPLVSLLNENVKRISFWMLIVSGVFIFIAFLLINSSIRLSIYAKRFTIKTMQMVGATKGFIRKPFILTSIKLGIIGALLALVALGAVVYWMDGYVPELEILQNYKMLAILFVGVLVFGVLISLISTFFATTRYLNLRTDQLYY
- a CDS encoding leucine--tRNA ligase, which gives rise to MLLYDHKEIEKKWQNYWAQNGTFHAQNHSDKPKFYALDMFPYPSGAGLHVGHPLGYIASDIVSRYKRHTGFNVLHPMGYDSFGLPAEQYAIQTGQHPAITTKENIARYREQMDRIGFSFDWSREVKTSDPSYYKYTQEIFILLFESWYDNDANKARPIEELVARFRESGTTSINAATDEDLKQFTAADWNSYTDQEQQKILLDYRLTFLADTEVNWCPALGTVLANDEIVNGVSERGGHPVVRKKMRQWMMRISAFAERLLNDLEDLDWSESIKEIQRNWIGKSIGSMVSFKLEGNFPLGGNAAGNGAKIDVFTTRPDTIYGVTFMTLAPEHELVDIITTPEQKEAVEAYKKATAARSERERMADVKTISGVFTGAYATHPLSGEKIPVWIGDYVLAGYGTGAVMAVPCGDERDHAFANFFAGQKGMPEIKNIFKEVDVSEEAYAAKDDTKLTNSDFLNGMSYASGAMAAAIDKLEEVGAGKGKTNYRLRDAVFSRQRYWGEPFPVYYKDGLPQMIDRKHLPLELPEVDEYLPTEDGAPPLGRATTWSWCTKENKVVSNDDNRDCVYPLELNTMPGWAGSSWYMFRYMDANNENEMFSKEAQEYWQNVDLYIGGSEHATGHLLYSRFWVKLLHDLGKVTVNEPFQKMINQGMILGEGAFIYRLNPYYVSDNQQYLIGMKSAIFISDYVFSLWEKEQSADDLKDNGNIDEILKYHISENAQHLPKQPEFTISKIRIDISLVQENRMDINNFRDYYSNKGYREATFLDYVDGKLQPLFKESKWQVNREVEKMSKSKYNVVNPDDICDQYGADTLRLYEMFLGPLEQAKPWNTAGITGVYGFMKKLWKLYHDENGFNVSDEKASPDSMKTLHKTIKKTREDIENFSFNTSVSSFMIAVNELTAQKCNHREVLEPLAILVSPYAPHIAEELWSLLGHNESISEAPFPVFEEKYLVESSKTYPISFNGKMKFTLDLPVDISKDDLEKMVLENEKVQEQLEGKVVRKTIIVPGKIVNFVVG
- a CDS encoding YbjN domain-containing protein, whose protein sequence is MDNYFNTIKDFLQELNFEITRENRTDGILVIEKESVGVKNLILGIAPPILIMEQYIFKINNKNEEVFKSLLQKNRDIIHGAFVLDESGTKVIFRDTLQIENIDLNELEGTLNSLSLLLSEYSDQIIKFSKY
- the truB gene encoding tRNA pseudouridine(55) synthase TruB produces the protein MSSQVLDNSYLTGKVLLFDKPLNWTSFQVVNKVRWMIKQRYGLKKIKVGHAGTLDPLATGLLIICTGKETKNITTYQAQEKEYTGTITLGATTPSYDLETEIDQTFSTDHLTEDLLQQTTEQFTGDIQQRPPIFSAIKQEGKRLYELAREGKTTEIPTRAVHVSAFELTKIELPEVDFRIACSKGTYIRSLANDYGAALNNGGHLSALRRTKIGNYNVQDAMGLEEFEKLLSF
- a CDS encoding PspA/IM30 family protein, which codes for MNIFKRLFKIGQAEANAAVNNMEDPIKMTEQGILDMKEDLNKSVEAMAQVKALAIRSKNDKEEHAATAKDYEQKAIIILKKAHSGEMDSAEADRLAKEALAKKEAAQLNVERAQKESEKFENNVAQLKSTIDTIKSNITNWENELKTLKARVKVSDATKNVNKQMAELDSTGTVSMLERMKEKVAQDEALAEAYSEMAGSKTSVDDEIDAAADTKQAKVEDDLAKLKEQLGIKKDEA